From a single Kryptolebias marmoratus isolate JLee-2015 linkage group LG6, ASM164957v2, whole genome shotgun sequence genomic region:
- the abhd13 gene encoding protein ABHD13, with product MEKPWRLWGAMERCTLTLVSWSWGACRVSLLALILTFHLYGGFFLLALILASVAGILYKFQDVLLYFPDQPSSSRLYVPMPTGIPHENVYIRTKDGVKLNLILLRYTGGDALPGVTSGNQSSPTSSAPPTILYFHGNAGNIGHRVPNALLMLVNLKANVVLVDYRGYGKSEGEPSEDGLYLDAEATLDYVMTRPDLDKTKVVLFGRSLGGAVAVRLASVNPHRVAAIIVENTFLSIPHMAATLFSFLPMRLLPFWCYRNQFLSYRHVALCRMPSLFVSGLSDQLIPPVMMKQLYELSPARTKRLAIFPEGTHNDTWQCQGYFSALEQFMKDLLKSHAHDEGAQPSASVTII from the coding sequence ATGGAGAAACCCTGGAGGCTGTGGGGGGCAATGGAGCGTTGCACTCTGACTCTGGTGTCCTGGTCCTGGGGTGCCTGCCGGGTCTCCCTTTTGGCCCTCATCCTCACTTTCCACCTATATGGAGGCTTTTTCCTCCTCGCTCTCATCCTAGCATCTGTGGCGGGCATCCTCTATAAGTTTCAGGATGTTCTCCTGTACTTCCCCGACCAGCCCTCCTCCTCTCGCCTTTATGTTCCGATGCCAACGGGGATTCCTCACGAGAATGTGTACATTCGCACCAAAGACGGTGTGAAGCTCAACCTCATCTTGCTTCGTTACACGGGAGGGGATGCACTTCCTGGAGTCACTTCTGGCAATCAAAGCAGTCCCACTTCCTCTGCTCCACCTACAATCCTTTATTTCCACGGGAACGCGGGTAATATTGGTCACAGGGTGCCAAACGCTCTTCTGATGCTCgttaatttaaaagcaaatgtaGTGCTGGTGGACTACCGTGGCTATGGAAAAAGTGAGGGAGAGCCCAGTGAGGATGGGCTGTACCTGGACGCCGAGGCCACATTGGACTATGTTATGACCCGGCCTGACCTGGACAAGACAAAGGTGGTACTCTTCGGTCGCTCGTTAGGAGGTGCTGTGGCTGTTCGCTTGGCATCAGTCAACCCTCACCGCGTCGCAGCCATTATCGTCGAGAACACCTTCCTCAGCATCCCCCACATGGCTGCAACACTCTTCTCCTTTTTGCCCATGCGTCTGCTGCCCTTTTGGTGCTACAGGAATCAGTTCCTGTCCTATCGACACGTGGCGTTGTGCCGCATGCCGTCGCTGTTCGTGTCGGGTCTGTCGGACCAACTCATCCCGCCAGTTATGATGAAACAACTCTACGAGCTGTCTCCCGCACGGACTAAACGCCTGGCGATCTTTCCAGAAGGCACGCACAACGACACGTGGCAGTGTCAGGGCTACTTCTCTGCTTTGGAGCAGTTCATGAAAGATCTGCTGAAGAGCCATGCTCACGACGAAGGCGCTCAGCCCTCAGCTAGTGTCACCATTATCTGA
- the tnfsf13b gene encoding tumor necrosis factor ligand superfamily member 13B isoform X1, with amino-acid sequence MSVLAGMKSGTGLDTGEKRLSWPVFLLTLAAVTSSFLSALSLYELVALRADVEVLKSDISRRREEGQEASQRGQECVMSVQTENISSRRRIQEPPSSQHAVTQIRIRRTLSEAERLASQSCLQLLANNSRKTFSKDLPSGQYTGIPWQVGLKKGSALEADGDRIVVKEEGFYFVYSQVYYMDSTFTMGHLVIRWKKYVVGNEEPDVHLFRCIQSMNPKYAFNTCYTGGIVKLERGDFLELLIPRSVANISLEGDSTFLGAFKLA; translated from the exons ATGTCAGTTTTAGCAGGCATGAAGTCAGGAACCGGACTGGACACAGGTGAAAAGAGGCTATCCTGGCCAGTTTTCCTGCTGACTCTAGCCGCTGTCACCTCCTCTTTTCTGTCAGCTTTGTCCTTGTACGAATTGGTGGCTCTCAGAGCTGATGTAGAGGTGCTCAAATCAGACATCAGTCGCAGGAGAGAAGAAGGACAAGAGGCCAGTCAAAGAGGTCAG GAGTGCGTCATGTCTGTGCAGACTGAAAATATCAGTAGCAGGAGACGCATCCAAGAGCCTCCGAGCTCTCAACATGCCGTCACCCAAATAAGGATAAGGAGAACGCTGTCAGAGGCAGAGAGGTTAG CTTCTCAGTCCTGCCTCCAGCTGTTGGcaaacaacagcagaaaaactTTCAGCAAAG ATCTTCCCTCTGGCCAATACACCGGTATCCCCTGGCAGGTTGGACTGAAGAAAGGCTCTGCTCTGGAGGCAGATGGTGACCGGATTGTAGTCAAAGAGGAGGGCTTCTACTTTGTGTACAGTCAG GTCTACTACATGGACAGCACCTTTACAATGGGCCATTTGGTGATCCGATGGAAGAAGTATGTTGTGGGAAATGAGGAACCGGATGTGCATCTGTTCCGCTGCATCCAGAGCATGAACCCTAAATACGCGTTCAACACCTGCTACACAGGAG GGATTGTGAAGCTGGAGAGAGGAGACTTCTTGGAGCTTCTGATCCCCCGCTCTGTGGCCAACATTTCCCTGGAAGGAGATTCCACCTTTCTGGGTGCTTTCAAACTGGCTTAA
- the tnfsf13b gene encoding tumor necrosis factor ligand superfamily member 13B isoform X2 → MSVLAGMKSGTGLDTGEKRLSWPVFLLTLAAVTSSFLSALSLYELVALRADVEVLKSDISRRREEGQEASQRGQTENISSRRRIQEPPSSQHAVTQIRIRRTLSEAERLASQSCLQLLANNSRKTFSKDLPSGQYTGIPWQVGLKKGSALEADGDRIVVKEEGFYFVYSQVYYMDSTFTMGHLVIRWKKYVVGNEEPDVHLFRCIQSMNPKYAFNTCYTGGIVKLERGDFLELLIPRSVANISLEGDSTFLGAFKLA, encoded by the exons ATGTCAGTTTTAGCAGGCATGAAGTCAGGAACCGGACTGGACACAGGTGAAAAGAGGCTATCCTGGCCAGTTTTCCTGCTGACTCTAGCCGCTGTCACCTCCTCTTTTCTGTCAGCTTTGTCCTTGTACGAATTGGTGGCTCTCAGAGCTGATGTAGAGGTGCTCAAATCAGACATCAGTCGCAGGAGAGAAGAAGGACAAGAGGCCAGTCAAAGAGGTCAG ACTGAAAATATCAGTAGCAGGAGACGCATCCAAGAGCCTCCGAGCTCTCAACATGCCGTCACCCAAATAAGGATAAGGAGAACGCTGTCAGAGGCAGAGAGGTTAG CTTCTCAGTCCTGCCTCCAGCTGTTGGcaaacaacagcagaaaaactTTCAGCAAAG ATCTTCCCTCTGGCCAATACACCGGTATCCCCTGGCAGGTTGGACTGAAGAAAGGCTCTGCTCTGGAGGCAGATGGTGACCGGATTGTAGTCAAAGAGGAGGGCTTCTACTTTGTGTACAGTCAG GTCTACTACATGGACAGCACCTTTACAATGGGCCATTTGGTGATCCGATGGAAGAAGTATGTTGTGGGAAATGAGGAACCGGATGTGCATCTGTTCCGCTGCATCCAGAGCATGAACCCTAAATACGCGTTCAACACCTGCTACACAGGAG GGATTGTGAAGCTGGAGAGAGGAGACTTCTTGGAGCTTCTGATCCCCCGCTCTGTGGCCAACATTTCCCTGGAAGGAGATTCCACCTTTCTGGGTGCTTTCAAACTGGCTTAA